Proteins from a genomic interval of Micromonospora sp. NBC_00389:
- a CDS encoding sensor histidine kinase, translated as MRRLGLRTRVTAAFAVGALLLAASMALVSYELTRRSLIDERERTALRAAYFDAAVVRAGLDTETPDVVAVLRSLDTGGARRPVLHLNGEWYARTADPGTTAAIPGDLRRVVTAGEPAVQRVRIDGQPALVVGVPLSMSAAYFEVNSLRELEHTFQVLALALTTVAVVIAGSGAALGWYATRHGLRPLTAVADAAEKIAAGDFTARLDPATDPDLTRLSSSFNQMVDQLARRIERDRRFAADVSHELRSPLQTLAAAASVLARRREHQDERTVTAAGLVADEIDRFQRLVNDLIDLARSDQPAHRAPVDVVALAREACSAYDLHPTLVHLAPDAPPTWRVERRRIAQVLANLLENAVTYGGGLVAVRLGRDGSTGVIEVDDAGPGVPVEDREAIFDRFVRGRAAHTRGTGDGTGLGLALVAQHAAAHAGHATVADRPGGGARFRVDLPGSLP; from the coding sequence ATGAGGCGCCTCGGACTGCGTACCCGGGTCACCGCCGCGTTCGCCGTCGGCGCGCTCCTGCTCGCCGCGTCGATGGCCCTGGTCTCCTACGAGTTGACCCGCCGTTCTCTGATCGACGAGCGGGAACGCACCGCCCTGCGGGCCGCCTACTTCGATGCTGCCGTCGTGCGTGCCGGCCTCGACACCGAGACCCCCGACGTGGTGGCGGTGCTCCGATCGCTGGACACAGGCGGCGCCCGGCGGCCCGTGCTGCACCTCAACGGCGAGTGGTATGCCCGGACCGCCGACCCGGGCACCACCGCCGCCATACCCGGCGACCTGCGACGGGTCGTCACCGCCGGGGAGCCGGCGGTGCAGCGGGTACGCATCGACGGTCAACCCGCCCTAGTGGTCGGGGTGCCCTTGTCCATGTCGGCGGCGTACTTCGAGGTCAACTCCCTGCGCGAGCTGGAGCACACGTTCCAGGTTCTGGCGCTCGCACTGACCACCGTCGCGGTCGTGATCGCCGGGTCCGGCGCCGCCCTCGGCTGGTATGCCACTCGGCACGGGTTACGCCCGTTGACGGCGGTCGCCGACGCCGCCGAGAAGATCGCGGCCGGTGACTTCACCGCCCGCCTCGACCCGGCCACCGACCCCGACCTGACCCGTCTCTCCTCGTCGTTCAACCAGATGGTCGACCAACTCGCCCGTCGTATCGAGCGGGATCGCCGCTTCGCCGCCGACGTCAGCCACGAACTGCGCTCACCGTTGCAGACCCTTGCCGCAGCGGCCAGCGTCCTGGCCCGTCGCCGGGAACACCAGGATGAACGAACGGTCACCGCCGCCGGGCTCGTCGCTGACGAGATCGACCGTTTTCAACGGTTGGTCAACGACCTGATCGACCTGGCCCGCAGCGACCAGCCCGCCCACCGCGCCCCCGTGGACGTGGTGGCGCTCGCCCGAGAAGCCTGCTCCGCGTACGACCTGCACCCCACCCTTGTCCACCTCGCGCCGGATGCGCCCCCGACGTGGCGGGTCGAGCGGCGGCGCATCGCACAGGTGCTGGCGAACCTGCTCGAGAACGCCGTCACCTACGGCGGCGGCCTCGTGGCTGTGCGCCTTGGCCGCGATGGCAGCACCGGCGTCATCGAGGTCGACGACGCTGGCCCGGGCGTGCCCGTCGAGGATCGTGAGGCGATCTTCGACCGTTTCGTTCGAGGGCGGGCCGCCCACACTCGTGGCACCGGCGACGGCACCGGCCTCGGCCTCGCCCTGGTCGCCCAACACGCTGCCGCCCACGCCGGGCACGCCACCGTTGCCGACCGCCCGGGCGGAGGCGCCCGTTTCCGCGTGGACCTGCCGGGAAGCCTGCCATGA
- a CDS encoding response regulator transcription factor: MTAVLVIEDDDRIRLALLLALEDEGYDALGAATAEEGLRAQRRHPADYVLVDLMLPGLDGFECIRQLRRDDDVPIVVVSARDDTHDIVAALEAGADDYVVKPVAIKELTARLRALRRRARPVVAPAPNPVPVVAFGELEISPEAGEVRCAGQPVTVTRTEFRLLCELAEHAGRVLSRQQLLQRVWGYDSGDERLVDVHVGRLRQKIEPDPANPRHLVTLRGLGYKLQR; encoded by the coding sequence ATGACGGCCGTACTGGTGATCGAGGACGACGACCGCATCCGCCTGGCGCTGCTGCTCGCACTCGAGGACGAGGGCTACGACGCTCTCGGCGCGGCCACGGCCGAGGAAGGCCTGCGTGCCCAGCGCCGCCACCCGGCTGACTACGTCCTGGTCGACCTGATGCTGCCCGGCCTCGACGGCTTCGAGTGCATCCGGCAACTGCGCCGTGACGACGATGTGCCGATCGTGGTGGTCAGCGCCCGCGACGACACCCACGACATCGTCGCCGCCCTCGAGGCCGGAGCCGACGACTATGTCGTCAAGCCCGTAGCGATCAAGGAACTGACCGCTCGACTTCGGGCACTGCGCCGCCGAGCCCGCCCGGTGGTGGCGCCGGCGCCGAATCCCGTGCCGGTGGTCGCCTTCGGAGAGTTGGAGATCAGCCCGGAGGCGGGGGAGGTGCGCTGCGCCGGCCAGCCCGTCACGGTCACCCGCACGGAGTTCCGGCTGCTGTGTGAGCTGGCCGAACACGCCGGCCGGGTGCTGTCCCGCCAGCAATTGCTGCAACGGGTCTGGGGGTACGACAGCGGTGACGAGCGGCTGGTCGACGTGCATGTCGGCCGGCTGCGGCAGAAGATCGAGCCCGACCCGGCAAACCCCCGGCACCTGGTGACCCTGCGGGGTCTGGGCTACAAGTTGCAGCGATGA